TCAGAACAATTAcagtaaaaatgttaaaaaccaTAGCACCAGCACCAACTATGAAAATTCAGCTCTAAAGGGTATGAAATTGGACTCATATTATCAGCAATAAGAATGACAATAACATAAAGCTACAAACATGGAATATAAAATAATCTATTAGGAAGAGATCATAATACTAATATGCATAACTGAGAATAAAACTAGCTCGCCCTAAtttaaattttctaattttgaGATACAAACAATCAAAACAAGgaatacccaaaaaaaaaaaaaaccctcacTTCATAAGGATATCATAGTACTCAGGATCCAAAGAAGAGAACATTCCTTCGACATCTTTTATAGCCATTAGCGCTCTATGCACAACTATCCAATTCGCTGACTGCAAATCcccaaatccaaaattaaaaagaaaagaagaagaagaaatgctTAATGTTTTATATAATTGAATAAAAAGAAATTGAACATTTTTTGGGGTCCAAAACCTTGCATCGCTCGTCACGTATCATATGAGAAGATCCCTCGAGCGCAGTTTTAAGAGCTTCAACGGGCTTATTCCTGAGATAGGAAGaaattaatttcaattaattaaggTTTTTTTTCAAAAgagattttaaatggattaaaaatACTTACTGTTTAAGTAAGCTCTCGATCTTCCTGGATTTGTGCTCGATTCTTGTTATTATGGCTTCCGCATTATCAGCTTCCACGAATTTCTCAGCTCCTGCCATCATCGCTAATTCACTAACTCCTCGGATCCAAAATCAGAGTTCCAGTAAGAAAGCCTTTTTGTCCTCCTAAACAGCGTCGTTTTAAACTTTCTACACGAAAGTAAATGGTTAAACTACACAGTTAGTCCACCAACTattactaaatttttttttagtcatctaattataaaaagttataaaatgatcacCAAACTATTCGATTTTTTTTTTCACTTGCTTGTGGGAAGATGATGTGTCTAGGagtgagcgttcgatcgaatcaAATGGAATAGAGTGAAAATTTTTGAGTTAATCTAATTgatgaatcatattttatcatcttaacttgatttgaaattttctcaaatcgagttgagtgagatggaattcaaattgaatatatttttcgagttaaatttaaaaaataactttGGATCCTTGTAGCCACTTTCACCCATCATAATTAAATTTGCCCACTggaattaaatttgttattaactttcatctccttataatttatttattaatctttaatGTACATAATAGCTTAtttgcttgcttagttgcttcaattatcttctaattcttctcacattgtattttgaaattaaaatatatattaaaggtaaaaatgattttttaataaaagttattttaaagataaaaggaCAAATTGATACTTACAGAAAATTCTAAAACTTATATTTTATGTCAtaatcaataatttaattttaacgaaaattgataaaaattcaaCATTATTAAAcagtttaataatataaataatataaagtgTGGAAtttattcaataatataaatagtagacatAAGTTCAAAAAAATTTGAGGTTTGGGAAAGGTAAAAGTTTTAGGAgaaagcaaaaaagaaaaaaaaattgagggTTTGgagaagtaaaagttttgagaaaaaaataaaaggaaaatatttTTAAGGGTTTGGGGAATAAAAGTTTCAGggaaaataaatggaaaaatgtttttgGGAGTTTGGGAGAGAAGAATGatttaatattcaattatttgagttatttgaatttaaaatttaatttaattataactcaaaatttgaaaaaaaagagttaattagaaattttttttcgagttaaattaaattttacttaCCCTAAATatgataacttttaaaattgacataataataactttaacatttatatattatattaatttagttttgattctaaaagTTTAacctcaatcaaattcaacttgaTTGATAACTCGAACTATTCAATCTCAAGCTTGACTAAATAATCATCAAATTGAATTCAAATATTGTTTAAATGAAATTCAAATAATTTATGAGTACTGTTGTTTTATTAACCTCTATTTAGAcagtttattttgatatttattatgaaaaaataatttaacaatgttttattgtttttattgaATTGGATTGGAATTGATACTAAATTAAatagattatattatttatagGAAATTCAATCtagtaaaatttataaatttaaaaaattcaactataaataataaaacaatcatatcttaattttataaataaaattataataatataaccaAAATtcagaaatattaaaaaaaaccaCTTCATccatttatatgttttttaaatatataaacatGAATTTTAATCTCAAAattgtttcaaaaatcaaacatCCTTTATATCACCTTATTGTTAATTAACCAAAACTAATAGTAGAATTACTACAAACAAATCCAACTTAACACGCAAAGTATCACATACAATGGCTACTTTAGACACCGTTTAAGCACTATAAGCATCGTCTTTGCCGTTGTTCCAAAAAGCGCAAATACAGACACAAAATCCTATGGTGAGGAGAACAAGGAAGACGATATTGACGGTCGCCTTTTTCCTTAACGACTGCTTCAAATTATCTGCCACAGCCGCCTTGCATGATTTGCAATTAAAACATAACACTTTGGGATCGTTTTCCCATGTTTTGCAATCGGGATTGTCGAAAACTCCGCTCTCCTTCGTCCAGTTCGTCAGACCTCTATATGTAAACACGCACTCGTCCGGCAGTTTACAGCACCCGGACTGCAATGAATCATTTAATCACGAATTATATTTGAACAAAGCATGattgttttgaaatttataatATGTTGGAACAAATTTCATGCAAGAGACGAatccaaaaatgaaaattttgtaatttattacCTTAAAAAATGATGGAAATATGGGTGTGTGCGTTTAGGATTATTTAGAGGTCATCATGGCCGAGGGAAAGCAAAATTTGTTATCTCTTTTTTAGGTTGAAgctcatttttaaaaaaaacttaaaattttgtcTAAATTTCTCCAGATAAAATTGTTAGAAGGCTTGCTTCGGTCatatttaaattttgtatattattttttatataaaaataaaataaatataatatatcaaatacactaaaaatattaaaataaatgttttctaacaatttaaaaataaattttaaaaaattatacttaaataacactaagatatatacaacttagcaagcaaatgtctctaaaataataataaataataataataaacaaaaattgtagaatatccaaataataacaacaatataataataaaataatgacaAAATGACAATAAAACAATTGCAGAACAGCAacagttttttttttaacaaattcGGGACAAGTCGAGTCTAGGTAAAAAAACTTACTTGAGGTCCGACCTATCTAGAAAATAGACTTTTTTGTCAAAACCCATTTTCCGAACTTATATTTTTGCTCAAACCTTCCCACTTTTTTGATAATTCTattctataaaaatatatatgagaatataagttaatatgtaataaaATGATCAaactataaattaataaataataaaatttaattttgactccactaaaaaaatttaaatttactcTTGTGTAAGGTTGacttaaattcaaaataaatctaATGAAAATcatatatgataattattgtatACGATAAGGTTTTAATTTAGATACGATCTCGAAATGAAATGACCTTTTACCCATTTGACCTTGACTTCTTTATGAATGCAACCAAAACACGtctcaaatttttaaataatactttataatatactatttttacaaaattaaataaacatattataaaagtaatagattataataaaatataaaaagtatttttaaaatcgATTATTTTGAAGGGAAATTAACGaagatatatgttataaaattataaaattatagttATAAAACGGGGGGTTTTAATAAATAGgaaaaggattgtatgaaacaatGACGCCATCGTCATCATCCTTtttcaatagttttatgccacatcgATATTCTTATCACGAAATTCGGGATAAGAATACGATGAAGATAAAACTATTGAAAGCATCACCGTTTCATACAATCCTTCCTCTTAATAAATATATAGAGATAAATATTACAAATTAcatttaaattgattttaatttcGATAAAAAAAACATGATTCGGTTCATCTAAAATCCAGTTTTAAACATCATCCTGAATTTTTAGATAAGagcaaataatttaattagttgattcaattttaattgagaaaattattaaattaaactgATTGAATCAAAGTTGTTTAGatgattataaaatataaaaataatataatataaatcagTTTCTTCATCATGATGAATGGAATTAAGAGATAAAACCAAAGCGATTGAGAAAAGGTAAGAATCATATGAAATGGTAATTATAGGATAGCTGAATAGGATTCAATCGACTCTTTGAAAAACATTTGGACGGTGTCATTGTGATACTTGTTTTCATAACTGCTGCAAATCTTGGAATCAACAATACATGATTTGATATCATTCCAATTCTGGGTTTCATTGATTGCCTTTTGAATTACAATAGAATATTTTTCAAGCTTATATTCTTTGTATCCTTTTCCGGGGAGTGTTTCAGCGGTCCCTTTCCTACTCACAGCATATGAAAAACCGGAAAATCCAAGGCCGAGGAGGATTAAAATCAGTATTCCGAAGCTAGCCAGAGAGACGATCATGATCGCGACCCCGATGCCGATCAGGGCTTTATCGGAAGATAAGCCGCATTCCGTTACGCTGCTCTTGGTTACCAAAACGCCCACTATGATGATCGGGATGGAGAATAGGAATGTTAAGAAGTTGATGAATCCAAGTAGAGTGTTACTGAAGTGGAATGACATGGTTTGGGACTTGTTTGGATGGAAGGAAAGTTGGAGACCGACGTGAGGGGTTTTTAGATATGGCgggagttttgaatttgaattgaaacTGACGTAAATTGGAAATTTGCAGTTAATGAAACGCGTGTAAAACCGAGCTCTGGTACGCGCGTAGAATAAATGCGtgatttgatttggttaaggcAAAAGAATCTAATTAAGGAAAGATTTAAGCTTGATTTTTATCCTTTTAagttaaataattagttaattactgtatcaaataataattaatatttattattcattACACTCACAATTATTATATGAGTAATTACTTTAGAGTAGGGTAAATATACTAATTTGATACTTAAAGTTTTTCTTATCTcaatttggtacttgagtttAGCTTCAATGTTGTTGAATTTTTTCATTTTGATGTTGAGGTTTTTTTATCCTAAATTTGTACTTGAATTTGGCTTCAACATTCAAATTGGTATCTAAGTTTTTTTTTCCACATGATGTCATTTGGTTTAGGTCTCAAATTGAACCGTGAAGTTAAATATGGGTACTAAATTAGGAAAAAACCTCAGAtgttaaataatacattaatccTTTTATACAATGAAGTGGAAAAAAATTGTACAAACGGGTTTACCATGCTTCCCTATAAGGATGAAATTAGGAATTACGTGAAAGAGGTtgagataaaatttttaaaaatatggatAGCTAAAGCTAAAATTGTGTATTAAAAATggtttaaattgaatttttaactttttgaG
This window of the Gossypium arboreum isolate Shixiya-1 chromosome 12, ASM2569848v2, whole genome shotgun sequence genome carries:
- the LOC108481997 gene encoding actin-related protein 2/3 complex subunit 5A-like: MMAGAEKFVEADNAEAIITRIEHKSRKIESLLKQNKPVEALKTALEGSSHMIRDERCKSANWIVVHRALMAIKDVEGMFSSLDPEYYDILMKYLYRGLSTGDRPTCDQCLRIHEKLTERAGLGCILRSLADTVNTI